The Salvia miltiorrhiza cultivar Shanhuang (shh) chromosome 1, IMPLAD_Smil_shh, whole genome shotgun sequence genome has a window encoding:
- the LOC131005401 gene encoding uncharacterized protein LOC131005401 isoform X1, translated as MYAIRDKVYDKLSSFFSDSQTSIEAVDQDSEARSHPKDGKSPSSMLSFLPSASFSWYRPNEHTDGVASTGSKSFQWRSKSFSLKDKPLDRTESYDDFENENSGHGSVRTHNHNHDSFGSQNSVPDSGRSTSSGSDIFEDVFTPHSFEKSMPSFIDESLFISPDLYNFFEASLPNIVKGCQWVMLYSTAKHGISLNTLIRKSTDLPGPLLLITGDKQGAVFGGLFDRPLKVTSKRKYQGTNQSFVFTTRYGEPRLFRATGANRYFYLCLNDLIAFGGGASFALCLNEDLLSGTSGPCETFGNSCLAHDQEFVLKDVEVLFSIFPFITCISNWELKELLINVVFYKK; from the exons ATGTATGCCATTAGAGACAAGGTTTACGATAAGTTATCGAGTTTCTTTTCCGATTCGCAAACGTCTATTGAGGCGGTAGATCAAGATTCTGAG GCCAGGTCACATCCTAAGGATGGAAAATCGCCGTCTTCTATGCTTTCTTTTCTCCCCTCGGCCAGTTTCAGCTGGTACAGACCAAATGAGCATACTGACGGAGTTGCATCTACTGGATCAAAATCTTTCCAATGGAGAAGTAAAAGTTTTTCATTGAAAGATAAGCCCTTGGATAGGACAGAAAGCTACGATgattttgaaaatgaaaatagtgGACATGGCTCGGTGAGGACCCACAATCATAATCATGATTCGTTTGGCAGCCAAAATTCAGTACCTGATTCCGGGAGAAGCACCAGTAGTGGCTCTGATATATTTGAAGATGTTTTTACGCCACATAGTTTCGAGAAGTCCATGCCCAGCTTTATAGATGAATCTCTGTTCATCTCTCCAGATTTATATAATTTCTTCGAGGCGTCACTACCTAACATCGTTAAAGGTTGTCAATGGGTTATGTTGTACAg TACGGCAAAACATGGTATATCACTAAACACACTTATCCGAAAGAGTACTGATCTTCCTGGTCCACTGCTGTTG ATCACTGGAGACAAGCAGGGTGCTGTATTCGGTGGCTTATTTGACCGCCCTTTGAAGGTTacttcaaaaagaaaatatcaa GGAACAAATCAAAGTTTTGTTTTCACGACTCGATATGGCGAACCAAGGCTATTCAGAGCAACTG GTGCAAACAGATACTTCTATTTGTGCTTGAATGATTTGATTGCTTTCGGTGGAGGTGCAAGCTTTGCTCTGTGCTTGAACGAAGATCT ATTATCTGGAACCAGTGGCCCTTGTGAAACATTTGGGAACTCGTGTTTAGCTCATGATCAAGAGTTTGTATTGAAGGATGTTGAGGTACTCTTTTCTATTTTCCCCTTCATAACTTGTATTTCCAATTGGGAATTGAAAGAACTATTGATAAATGTagtattttacaaaaaataa
- the LOC131005401 gene encoding uncharacterized protein LOC131005401 isoform X2, whose protein sequence is MYAIRDKVYDKLSSFFSDSQTSIEAVDQDSEARSHPKDGKSPSSMLSFLPSASFSWYRPNEHTDGVASTGSKSFQWRSKSFSLKDKPLDRTESYDDFENENSGHGSVRTHNHNHDSFGSQNSVPDSGRSTSSGSDIFEDVFTPHSFEKSMPSFIDESLFISPDLYNFFEASLPNIVKGCQWVMLYSTAKHGISLNTLIRKSTDLPGPLLLITGDKQGAVFGGLFDRPLKVTSKRKYQGTNQSFVFTTRYGEPRLFRATGANRYFYLCLNDLIAFGGGASFALCLNEDLLSGTSGPCETFGNSCLAHDQEFVLKDVELWGFTHASQYLT, encoded by the exons ATGTATGCCATTAGAGACAAGGTTTACGATAAGTTATCGAGTTTCTTTTCCGATTCGCAAACGTCTATTGAGGCGGTAGATCAAGATTCTGAG GCCAGGTCACATCCTAAGGATGGAAAATCGCCGTCTTCTATGCTTTCTTTTCTCCCCTCGGCCAGTTTCAGCTGGTACAGACCAAATGAGCATACTGACGGAGTTGCATCTACTGGATCAAAATCTTTCCAATGGAGAAGTAAAAGTTTTTCATTGAAAGATAAGCCCTTGGATAGGACAGAAAGCTACGATgattttgaaaatgaaaatagtgGACATGGCTCGGTGAGGACCCACAATCATAATCATGATTCGTTTGGCAGCCAAAATTCAGTACCTGATTCCGGGAGAAGCACCAGTAGTGGCTCTGATATATTTGAAGATGTTTTTACGCCACATAGTTTCGAGAAGTCCATGCCCAGCTTTATAGATGAATCTCTGTTCATCTCTCCAGATTTATATAATTTCTTCGAGGCGTCACTACCTAACATCGTTAAAGGTTGTCAATGGGTTATGTTGTACAg TACGGCAAAACATGGTATATCACTAAACACACTTATCCGAAAGAGTACTGATCTTCCTGGTCCACTGCTGTTG ATCACTGGAGACAAGCAGGGTGCTGTATTCGGTGGCTTATTTGACCGCCCTTTGAAGGTTacttcaaaaagaaaatatcaa GGAACAAATCAAAGTTTTGTTTTCACGACTCGATATGGCGAACCAAGGCTATTCAGAGCAACTG GTGCAAACAGATACTTCTATTTGTGCTTGAATGATTTGATTGCTTTCGGTGGAGGTGCAAGCTTTGCTCTGTGCTTGAACGAAGATCT ATTATCTGGAACCAGTGGCCCTTGTGAAACATTTGGGAACTCGTGTTTAGCTCATGATCAAGAGTTTGTATTGAAGGATGTTGAG CTGTGGGGTTTTACGCACGCATCTCAATACCTTACATGA
- the LOC131005375 gene encoding polyol transporter 5-like, giving the protein MADKTPENINGGGALATESQLPTPTKPKRNKYALACAFLASMTSILLGYDIGVMSGAIIYIRREIKMTDGQKEVIMGILNVYSLLGSAAAGRTSDWLGRRYTIVFAGAIFFVGAFLMGFATNYAFLMAGRFVAGIGVGYALMIAPVYTAEVAPASARGFLSSFPEVFINFGILLGYVSNYGFSKLPDNIGWRLMLGIGALPAVFIAIGVLAMPESPRWLVMQGRLGDAKRVLDRTSDSAEESRNRLAEIKEAAGIPEHCHDDVVSVSKKSTGSGVWRELILRPTPAVRHILICAVGIHFFQQSSGIDSVVLYGPDIFERAGLKTDTDRLLATMAVGFTKTIFILVATFLLDKVGRRPLLLSSVAGMIVSSVALGIGLTVMERSEQRLTWAVALSISTVLSYVAFFSIGMGPITWVYSSEIFPLRLRAQGCAIGVAVNRVTSGVISMTFISLYDAITIGGAFFLYAGVAAVAFLVFYTLYPETQGKTLEEMEGLFGTYFKWRATLTKFDDNKRENQERLQTRK; this is encoded by the exons ATGGCTGATAAGACGCCAGAGAATATTAACGGTGGCGGCGCTCTCGCCACCGAATCTCAACTGCCTACACCCACAAAACCAAAAAGAAACAAGTATGCTTTGGCTTGTGCTTTCTTGGCTTCCATGACCTCCATCTTACTCGGATATG ATATAGGAGTAATGAGTGGAGCCATAATCTACATTAGGAGAGAGATAAAGATGACGGATGGACAAAAAGAGGTGATTATGGGAATCCTTAATGTCTACTCGCTCCTCggctccgccgccgccggccgGACCTCCGACTGGCTGGGCCGCCGCTACACCATAGTCTTTGCCGGAGCTATCTTCTTCGTGGGCGCGTTTCTGATGGGCTTCGCCACCAACTACGCCTTCCTCATGGCCGGCCGCTTCGTCGCCGGCATAGGCGTCGGCTACGCGCTCATGATAGCACCCGTCTACACGGCGGAGGTCGCGCCGGCTTCCGCCCGCGGCTTCCTCTCTTCTTTCCCGGAGGTCTTCATCAATTTTG GCATATTACTCGGCTACGTTTCAAACTACGGCTTCTCAAAGCTCCCCGACAACATAGGGTGGCGATTGATGCTCGGCATCGGCGCCCTCCCCGCCGTCTTCATCGCCATCGGCGTCCTCGCCATGCCGGAATCCCCTCGTTGGCTCGTCATGCAGGGCCGCCTCGGCGACGCCAAGCGCGTCCTCGACCGAACCTCCGACTCCGCCGAGGAGTCCAGGAACCGCCTCGCCGAGATCAAAGAGGCCGCCGGCATCCCCGAGCACTGCCACGACGACGTCGTCTCCGTCTCCAAAAAAAGCACCGGCAGCGGCGTGTGGCGCGAGCTCATCCTCCGGCCCACCCCGGCCGTCCGCCACATCCTCATCTGCGCCGTGGGCATCCACTTCTTCCAGCAATCCAGCGGCATCGACTCCGTCGTCCTCTACGGCCCGGACATCTTCGAACGCGCGGGTTTGAAAACAGATACAGATCGGCTGCTGGCGACGATGGCCGTCGGATTCACGAAGACGATCTTCATCTTGGTTGCGACCTTTCTGTTGGACAAGGTCGGACGGCGGCCGCTGCTCCTGTCGAGCGTGGCGGGGATGATTGTATCCTCCGTGGCGCTGGGGATCGGGCTGACCGTTATGGAGCGGTCAGAGCAGAGGCTGACGTGGGCGGTGGCGCTCTCCATATCGACGGTTTTATCATACGTGGCATTTTTCTCGATCGGGATGGGGCCCATCACGTGGGTGTACAGCTCGGAGATCTTCCCGCTGAGGCTGCGGGCGCAGGGGTGCGCCATAGGCGTCGCAGTGAATCGCGTCACCAGCGGCGTGATTTCGATGACGTTTATATCCCTGTACGACGCGATTACGATTGGGGGGGCGTTTTTCTTGTACGCGGGGGTTGCGGCGGTGGCATTTTTGGTATTTTACACTTTGTACCCCGAGACGCAGGGGAAGACGCTGGAGGAGATGGAGGGCTTGTTTGGGACCTACTTCAAATGGAGGGCCACGCTCACGAAATTCGACGACAATAAGCGGGAGAATCAGGAGCGCCTCCAAACGCGGAAATAG